GCTTTAATCTCTGTCGCAAATAACAGGTGGCGAAACTAGAAAATAtttcaagggtgttcaaacttgtacaagaaaaataaaaattatggaGAGTGAAGCTCTAACCCGCGCCCATGAGGCCCTCTTGACCACCCTTTGCCACTGAGCTATGAATCTTCATTGTTGCaagggtgttcaatatgtattacatgcatgtaaataaatttttttacctATATACACAGTGTTAATTTTCCGATATTTTCCGACGACCCTTGCTATACTGTAGCTTCGCCCCTGCATATGGAACCTTTGATAAGTAACATAATATAGTACATTATTTTGTAGTAATTCCTAAACTATGCTCATCTCAATCTTCCCCGTGGCCTCCTTACTAAGGACAACATCTTCTGGATTCACATCTACCTTCTTGTATTTATACCAGGAAGCACAAAGTAAATAAAACCCGAAATTGAGCACACTCAATCCTGCTAACAACCAGTAAAAGTAATCAAGCTTGTCTTTGTTCAAGTTGTTATTATCCAACCAGCCACCACTTACTTTGTTCACTATACTTACCACCACTGAACTTGTGTAGTATCCAATTGCCAGTGAAGACCAAGAAATTGCAGTACTTAGCGCTTTCATGCTTGATGCGCTCTCTGAATAGAAGAAATCCATCAATCCCACAAATGTAAACATATCAGCCAAACCAAAGATTGCATATTGATAGCCTAGCCAAAAGACACTCATTGGCAATGGAGTGGTGGTTTCAACCATGCTGTGCTTAATAGCAACTGTTTTCCGGTGTTTTTCTACAATTGCAGCTACTACCATTGACACAGCTGAAAGTACTAGGCCAGCACCTATACGTTGCAGCTGTCGTATCCCTGTTGGAATCCCTGTGAATTTTCTTGCTATTGGAATGAAAACGCGTTCATATATAGGAATCAAGATAATCATAAATAGTAGTGGAATTGCTGGAATTGAAGCCCCTGGAACTTCAAATTTGTGGATTTTTCTGTTCATTGTTGTGCTTTGTTGGATAGTGAAAGTTTGGAGCTGAGCCAAACAAGTGTTCATGAAAACAGTACTCAATATAATTGGGAGCATTCTGACTACAATTTTGGTCTCTTCAACTTGTGTTACTGCACAAAGTTTCCACGGTCCATGTGCACTTGATGTGGATGTGTTCTGGTCAGTCCTCATTATCGTTGCTCGGTCCAAAAACCTGCAAATATTTCAGGGCTTATCATTTATGCTATATATCATATATCAACTATGAACATAATATGAAAGACTATTGTAAAATGTCTTAACATACTTGAATTGGTCAGTTTTTCGAAGAATCTCTGCATCGTTTCTAGCTTCTTTATCATGAATCTCATGTAACTCATGTTCATTCTCTGGCAAAGGGAGATTTCTGTTTCTAAGTGCTACAAAAAACACCTGCATAATACGCGTAAGGGGGCTTCCATTTGAGACATTGTTTCTGTACAATGATTTCCCCATGGTTAGGAACAGAATTGCCAATCCTACTACAATACTGCAGACAGCAAACGACCAATCCCATCCCTGATTCTCACCAATCCAAACTATAAATGTGACACCAAACAGCGCGCCAGTGGTGAGGAAGAACATAAGCCAATTGAAGTAGCTTGATAGTTTAGCAGCCTCTTTAGGGTCCTTCTCATCATATTGATCAGCTCCCAAAGGCGGTGCAGCTGCTTTAACTCCACCGGTCCCAATTGCAACTAGATAAAGTCCCACGTATAAGATTGCCAATTGGCCTTTATTTGCAGACTGACATTGATTCAGTTGGATCAAGAGTACATCTTTACAAGGAAAGGGTCTTAGTTGCCTGAAATGTGCTTGCACTGCTAGAAGTGCATACCCCTGAGAGTTGAAAGCATGCACTTTAGCATTCGTTTGACTTAGCTCATTAAAAGTAGCTGATAAGCAGCAAGTGCGGAAAAACACTTTTAGGTGCTGAAGTTGCTTGTATATATAAGCAGTTACGTATATGAATAGAAGTGTTGAAGCTGAAAATAAGTTGTTAATACGTTTTTCTTAAACCAAACATGGAGAAATTATCTTACAACAACTTCAAAACAGCCAAATAGAACACAAGTCTTGAATCTGGACAAGTAAGTGTCTGAAAGGAAGGCTCCAAATAATGCAAGCATGAATGCTGTTCCCATGAAGTTTGTAACAGCAGTGGCTGATTTTGTTATGCTGAAGTTCATAAATCCATAAAAGTAAGTCACCAAGCTCACACCAGTTGCGAAGAAAGCCATGACATCGATCCCCGCCATAGCTGCATGGTTAAAAGAACACAATATTATTAAGAAGAATTAACCAATAACCGCCCACCTAATCtcataaactaaaaatagccgcaagatgtataatatatatataattcacgtataatatatgtataactgtgtataatctatgtatactggctaaaaaaagtaaacaataaatttggccggctatttgtgtaacaatcccaGAGTAACAAAATATTTACCATATACAAATAAAGTTGCACTATTTCCCCCTAGCCTTGGTGGTTGTTTGGGTTCAATGTTGACATCTCTGCACATTCTCTGCATATAATTAACACAAAAAAAACTAATTAGCCATAAATGCCATACATGATTTTGAGTCATTGAAACATTTTTCTTTTAGACATATTCTTAGTGGACCTTACCATTTTGATACTGGAGTTGTCCTTCAACAGCCAAaatgtgaaatgtatatttttagctTGAAAGGTTCTATGATGTGCTTGAGTATATTGGAATCATAACCCTGCCTTTATATAATGAGTGAATAGACATAACCTTTCACATAGGGACAAGAAAAGATAAAAGGAATCAAATTGCATCTGCACATTTGAATTACATAATCAGAGGATCTTTTTGTTCCATATGATTAAACCCTTCCTATTATgataaataaactaaaaaaagtaAGTGTTATACTCTGACTTTATTCGTTGACATAAGCATGTGCAGATGACTTGATGCCtaatattttgaaaaacttcGACTGCTGAAAATGAGATTCAATTATTTGGTCTCCAGTTTCTGTATGTCAAGAACCACTCAAAACAAACACCTTAATCACAAAGAGTAATACTCATAATTAGTGAAAACAAGGCAGTACATTCCAATTACTTACAACAacaaaatttcttcttcatctgcAACATGGAGTTAATTAAGCAGATGGTTGTAATATTTTAGCTCCAAAACAGTGATGTTTTTTGGACATCTCCATTTTATTGTTCTCATTTGGTCAAATGGTATCTTAACCTGAGCAAAGAGACAATAAGTATCAGACTAGTATTTGGTCCA
The nucleotide sequence above comes from Nicotiana tabacum cultivar K326 chromosome 12, ASM71507v2, whole genome shotgun sequence. Encoded proteins:
- the LOC107822408 gene encoding protein NRT1/ PTR FAMILY 4.5-like, translating into MRMCRDVNIEPKQPPRLGGNSATLFVYAMAGIDVMAFFATGVSLVTYFYGFMNFSITKSATAVTNFMGTAFMLALFGAFLSDTYLSRFKTCVLFGCFEVVGYALLAVQAHFRQLRPFPCKDVLLIQLNQCQSANKGQLAILYVGLYLVAIGTGGVKAAAPPLGADQYDEKDPKEAAKLSSYFNWLMFFLTTGALFGVTFIVWIGENQGWDWSFAVCSIVVGLAILFLTMGKSLYRNNVSNGSPLTRIMQVFFVALRNRNLPLPENEHELHEIHDKEARNDAEILRKTDQFKFLDRATIMRTDQNTSTSSAHGPWKLCAVTQVEETKIVVRMLPIILSTVFMNTCLAQLQTFTIQQSTTMNRKIHKFEVPGASIPAIPLLFMIILIPIYERVFIPIARKFTGIPTGIRQLQRIGAGLVLSAVSMVVAAIVEKHRKTVAIKHSMVETTTPLPMSVFWLGYQYAIFGLADMFTFVGLMDFFYSESASSMKALSTAISWSSLAIGYYTSSVVVSIVNKVSGGWLDNNNLNKDKLDYFYWLLAGLSVLNFGFYLLCASWYKYKKVDVNPEDVVLSKEATGKIEMSIV